The stretch of DNA ggatcagtttatttctgtagggagatgtcaagcaaaatgaccccttttattggctaactaaaaagattacaatatgcaagcttttgaggcaactcaggccccttcttcaggcgagatatatttatttctgtaaaGCGCCATTCACTTTACTCAGTGCAGTGTAACAAGTTTGCAGATAAAACTAAATTGTAATCACATATTGAGCTCAtgaaagtgcaggttaatttaaaGGCTTGACATGTGTCGTTCGTGTATTGCTGTGAATGGGTTCAAATAATATGGCCATCAGTTAGTGATGCTTCTTCACCATTCGTATGTGCGGGTAGGCCATCACCAGCAACAGGGGTGCCAATAAAAACAGCAAGCCTACAAAGTCGCATCTAGTTCCATCTAGTGCAGCAATGTGGCAAGTCACCTGAAAGTGCCATGTAAAGGGCAGAGGATCTACTGCGTTGGTGTCAGCTACTGGAGATGAACTACAGTCCGACTTAGCAAAACACCGCAAAGACCTAAAACGGACTTCCTTGGCTTTTCTGAGGAGTCGCTAGAGAGTCTTGAGGCTGAGATCTGCAGTCTGGAGTGCCCCTTGCATGGGCAGTACAAGGGTGAgactgctacctctgcagctccacaaATGCTTCCCCATCTGTCTTGGTGCGCGGACGTTGGTGGAGCATTGGGCTCATGGAGATGGAAAACATGTGGCAGGTTAAATTTTCAGTGACCCCGGTCAGaaccgtcttaacagcatcataagcccccgggcaaagcagagCACTGGGGatcctgttttgatagcaaaacagaaacatacataggcatctgAAAAAACGTGGGCCCCTGTGCTCGTGGGGTCTGCTGGCAACTGCCTAGTGTGCCCATGCGCTAAGACGGCCCTAATCCCGGTGAAGCCGGGCCAGTGTTAAAACTGTGCTGCAAAGAATGAAGCAAATTGTAGAGGTGTTACCAGGCAATGACACAGTTCAGTATGGCTTCCTGACTCGCTGTAACCTGACCTTGCATCTTGACAATTGTCAGCTAAAATGGAATAGTGGGAGAAAAAAAAGTTCTAACGTTGGTTAAATGGGTGATACTCGGCTTTTTCTATCAGAACTATCAGACTTGCACAATAAGTGAAGTCCTTTGTTTAACgttttgctgtgtttttaacatttcttaaTATTTCTTCCCCCATTTCAGGATATTGAAGATGTTTTACAAAGAGCCCAAAAGGTACGTTTTTACATCAACTCCTTAAGTTCTTTCAACtaaaaacattataataaataacagaCTTAATCAAAAGTGAAGTGTTAGGGTCCAGCTTCTTAAACATAAACCAGTGGGTTGTTGGTTTAATTCCCATTCCTGAACCCCAATTGGTTGGTGATCTACATAATATGAAGGCTGTTTGTCTGCTTCATGTACTGTATGAGTCCATTCATTGTGTCATCTGAAAGGTGAACACGTAGCAAAGTCAGCAGATACAGTAATTGTCCATGTTATTGGCATCTTGTTTAGATGCTGTAATgcattcaatttattatgtttttaatgttgtaTTATCCATCAGCATGGCAAAGGGGCTGGCATTTTTACTTTATGACACTCAATTTTTGGATATTAGTATTGGACTCCAATTTCCTCTTTTAATCTTAGAACCGTCTAGACCTTGCCTTGGATAATCGATTAATGTTCAGTCATTGATGTGGGGGACAGTGAAgtacatttactgtttttaataatCAGTGTGTTTTTGATGCAGGGAGGAATATTAGCTTTGCTTGCTGTTGCAGAGCATGCTGGAGAATTTGAAAGGATAATAGAGCTTTCAAAAAGGTACTTAACTTTTATATCTCTGCATAGACAGTGGGAGTAGTAGTAGTCCTATTGTCACAAGAGTACAATGACATTTCTACTTGCATGTCCTACTAACCTAAAACACATCACCAatctccagcaccatgataaacacgcataaattaaatgaaagaacttcattttatttaatagaagaCACAAAGCAGCATACCTGATATATACCATACTCCCTTTTCTGTGGCGTATTTCCTttttatactgtacacacacatactgcaTATACACTATATAGATACCCTAGACCAGCTGGTGCAGTATATGATAAGCTGTGGGCGGCCTGTTGGTCTAAAGATTAAATCTAAGCTTAGAGACGTCATCTAATTGAAATGAATTCAACAAAGAGGTTTTATTATAGTAGTAGAACTGTAGTCTATAATACATACATCTTTAACAAGCATAAATACCTTTAGAAATACCTTGTTAACATTCATATGTcttcagaattatttttaaaactgaaatcacTTAGTTGATAAGTATTTATGTAATGTGTACATTAACCACatcctgtttaatttttttcaatatctgcactaaatattttcatttttatttaactcCTTACAGTCACACTTAGTGTAAAATGTATCTGGGGTCCACCTTAACATTCTCTGTAGGACTGGGTCAGTAATCACTGGcgtatttgtattgttttctagTGCATTACACAAAGGAGTGTCAGTCTAGTGCAGAGAGACTCTTCGATATCCAGCCAATGTACCATTTATTGTGTAATGTCCGTGTGTATCCTGTGTTGTGTGGGTTTCTTTCTAGAACACACAAGCCTACTGTTAGCTGGACTGATCCACCATTAGTGTTCTTACACAGGGCAGTGTGTGGTGTTTGCCAGAGCGGCTTCTTGCCTTCATTCCTCCGTTTTCTTGTGTTTCTGTATTAAGTACTCGGgttcagaaaacagatggatgactGAGACGTTTATAGGATCATCAGTCTGACTACAGAAGAGTCAGTCAGTTTACTACCTCAGTTTCAGTGAGATCTGTGTGGTCAAAACCAGCGTCAAATTACTTCTCTAAATTTGTCATTAACTAGACGGATATTTTTGCTAACATGCTAAACTATTGCTAATGAAAATTAATACATTGAACTTATTTTGTCCAGTAAACATCACCTATTGTGATATTTGCAGATTTCCTGGTTTTGTCCTGCCCTGCTTAGGGGTTCATCCAGTTCAGGGTGTCTTACCTGAAGATCAAAGAAGTGCCACACTCGAGGTAATGTAAATGGCTATGCAGATAAGTATAGCTGATGTTAGGTTTTACCACTCTGAGTGTTTATTTGAAAAGATCATTTTTACTGTTTATGAGATACAATCGTTAACACATCACTTCCTACAAATTGCTTACGTTGTGAAATCTGCCACATGTTCATATTGTGATGATCTGTACTGTAGATCCCGATCTACTGTTGAGAATTGTTACGCATTAACCAGAACTGGGACCCTcgcttctgtttgttttaattaagtcTGGTTACCTTCTGGACTTCAGTTATTATttggttatttttctttgttaaagtTCTTGTTTATGCtcgtttgttattttcattgaatGTGTTCTCAAACTCAGTTAGGTTGCTGTTGTTGTGTATGTTTATTCTGATATGATCTTTGTAAACTGCATGTTAAACCTCAGTATGGAGGGCCTTCTAATGCTGCAGCTGGGGACCACCCTCACACTTTATAATGGGCCAAGAAGCATCCGTGCTTTTCAGAGGCATTAGTGGTGTTGAGCTGTTAATTGGCGCATTGTTAATtccttggatgtttttttttaattctgtctcTCTTTCCTGATTTTATCTTTGGATTACTTTGTTCTCACTCGGTGTGCCTTTTTGTCaactttttaaacattcttgttgtgtgtgtgtgtttgttttcttttaatattttgttaatatatcctgttatttttgtgatttttggtgTATTGGGGGGTTCCCTCTGACAAATTTCTGAGTGAAACACATTTGGTGTCCTTTGGTCTGTGCAGGCCCCATAGACTGAGGCTACGCTTACTTTTGACTGTTTGAGGCCTACCACGTGTTTCTAGGCCTCACTggtgtgtttgttttaattaagtgagcctgattttgtgttttgtgaacagtgagaagagttttgtgtgtttgtatttaaaacATCCATAAAACTTGAGGACTAGTGATACACAATTTTGTGTTGTACTGATGCATGGCATACAGTAAAATACTCTGTACAAAGCTAATATTGCTTTAATTTTAAGTATAGTAAAacaaattattgcatttttttacatgaaacatttaatatttctgtaatttttaCTAAAGTAAGAAGTGTAGTTCATGATGTTACACTGACAGTTGTGTCATCCTGTTTTTCTTATCAGGACCTGGATGCTGCAAGTCCCCTTATACAGAAATATGCAGATCATTTGGTAGCCATTGGGGAGGTAAGATTTCTATTAAAGTGTATAACATTTTAGACAGATCACACCCAGAATGATGttttgatcaatcaatcaatcaacatttatttatatagcacatattcatacaaaaaaaatgtagctcaaagtgctttacaaaatgaatagaaaaatagaagacacaataaaaaataaacataagtcaacattaattaacatagaataagagtaaggtccgatggccagggtggacagaaaaacaaaaaactccaaaggctggagaaaaaataaaatctgtagggattccagaccaagagactgcccagtcccctctgggcaatctacctaacataaatcaaacagtcctctctgtatttagggttttcatggaaggacctgatgatgatggtcacgtagacttctggctttcagtccatcaatgttggtgcatcatgatgctttgagtaggtggtggtggcgcaacaTTGATTGATGTTGTTCTAGTTAATGATTGTGGGTGATTATGATGGTCACTCACTCATAACTGGAACTCTTTTAGCTGAAGAATCGCATCTAGAGACACCGCATAACATGTCCTAATATGTTAAAGTTCAAAAGTATTAACATATGTGTAGTTTACAGTGAAACCGCTACTTGCAAATTCCTACATCTGAGCAAAATGTTATCACATCTCTACTCTTTGGTACTGTGATCAACAAGCACAGATTGTCTGGCcttttttgtgagttttgttATTAGGAATTTTTTTCTATGAATTTTGGGGAAAAGTTGTCTTTTCTTATAAGGCCTTTCTTAAAAATCTagttgaaaaaatattaaagaatactgtaagaaataaaataatatcttttaACATAATAGAAGAGCAGTGCTACAGGAATCACTGAAAACCTGTCCTTGTTATATGTTACCACAGCATAAAATGGGACTTACAGAAAAGCTCATACCTGGACACATTTTATCAAGTTGTGAGACACACTGTTGTTCCAACATAGATATTAACAGTGCATGATGTGCTTAACACTCATTTAACTTCACAATAACCTGGCAtctgcagtcactgattactgtTCTGTAAATATGTATGCGGGGGCACTTTAGTGCCAAGAACATCAATGTGAATTTGCCATTGCCGGTGTCTCAGGGTTTCTTATTGAttctacaatacatttttttttaataggtggGACTGGATTTCACTCCTCGATTTGCTGGCACTGATTCCCAAAAAGATGCACAGCGGCAGGTTTTGATTCGTCAGATTGAGATTGCTAAATGCTACGACTTACCTTTGTAAGGCTGATTTTtctcaaatcaagtcaagtttaaATTGATTGTCATGTGTCctcagtacaatgaaatgctGACCTGGAGAACAGTGACTAGGATACAATGGCGGAACAACATGCACACAGTTTACATAGCATGCAACACATAAATGCATGTATATACTCAATCCTTTTtataatgtacagtgcatccagaaagtattcacagcgcttcatcactttctccacattttgttatgttacagccttttccaaaatggattaaattcatttttttcctcagacttctacacacaacaccccataatgacaaagtgaaaaaagtttaattgagatttttgcaaatttattaaaaataaaaaaattgagaaagcacatgtccataagtattcacagcctttgctcaatactttgtcgatgcacctttggcagcaattccagcctcaagtctttttgaatatgatgccacaagcttggcacacctatccttggccagtttcgcccattcctctttgcagcacctctcaagctccatcaggttagatgggaagtGTTAACACTGCATTAACACCACTGAAACCTGTAATCCTGTTCACGTGCATTGCAAGGCATTGGCTTTCAGTTTTGTAACTATTGTATGTGTTAATTAGCCAGCCTACCTCTTTTTGTTCACAAAGGATTTGTCTTTCAGAAATGTGCATTCAAGATCTGCTGGGAGGCCCACTATACATCTTTTAAAGGAGAAAGGTACTTTTGTTTCTTGTGTTGTAGTTTATAAAATGGTAAGCAAATTTTAAACTTGTGACACCAACACGTTGCCTTTTagcagcattttttatttttttgtttgtgttccaTTTTGACCAGTTAGCCTGGCTAAAATATTTAGGCTCAAGTAAGTATGTGCTATTCGCCTGAATTAAATATGTTGCACAAAGATACTGTCATTCAAATATTTTtaggaagaggacagaaagaggaCATTAAGTTACGTTGCACTGCTGCAGTAAAATACCAATAGGCTTTACATAATACATTAAtcttataataaaagaaaaaacactcaGATTGATGTTAATATCCTCAATTTAACGTATTGCTTGTGTGCTTTTCAGGTGCAGAGAAAGTTTTGCTGCATGCTTTTGATGGGAAGCCTTCTGTGGCTCTGGAAGGAGTGAAAGCTGGCTACTACTTCTCTATCCCGCCTTCAATTATTAGAAGTGAACAGGTAAACAGCAGATTTaggtaaagagagagagaaagagtttaggagcacgcactgatacagcgcattgccgcacccaccacatgacaaaccaactcaggatccagattaggacctgcgtgcagccatgcaatgggtgacacgtcagcaccacactagttcagatggaatggaacagcgtgaggtttttttatggtggctgaagtggccgacatgcagggctggatgcagattaacatcatacccaggacgaagcaattgcaggttaagggccttgctcaagggcccaatggagtagagtcacttttggcgtttacgggaAAGGGTGCTTAAAATTTTCTTAACCGTACGTAGTACAATAAAGGGTTGCAGTTAGCAAAGCTGTCCATACAGGtaactttgaaaatgtaattgcagtgAGGGCACCACTCTGCAGGGGTACCACTTAATCACAGGGCTCATTCATGGATATACTTTCATTATTCACTCTTTCTAAACCAGATTAGACAggcaaaataaaccaaaacatgTGATGTGGGAGAGGTACAGTTTTTCTGACAAGAGACACTCAGGAATTGGTAAAGTTCAGCTTGattcagtttttcctttttgaGCATACTTCCACTTGTGAGACAGCACACTATATatagtttgacacccgtgctttaGGCGAACTACACGCTCACTCAGGAGGCAAAAAGGGGATGGGGGGTGGGATGgctttttttccatccatccattatccaacccgctatatcctaactacagggtcacggggggtctgctggagctaatcccagcaaacacagggtgcaaggcagtaaacaaaccacgggcagggcgccagcccaccgcaggcacgctatacagtaattacaaaaaataatatgaataaaaaagttcagcataaatacaaaacatattattaaaactaaagcaatCCTGCACAATGcaatatacactcactgagcaaagtCTTAGGAACATTATAGGAATACTGGGTAGGGCCTCCCTGTGCTGTccaaacagcctcagttctttgtgGCATGAACTCTACACAATGTTGGAAACATCTGGGCCAGGTCTGTGTAAGTGCATCACGCAATCACAGCCAAACCAAAATTCAAGCCTTTTCAGTTAAGAGTACTTAGTGTTGCCTTACAATTCGCAAAATTATCACCCACtaaaaaaattctatatttttttttaaattcaaacacAAATAATTATCTGAAATCCTGTGGTTTACAGTATGTGAGCCAGTATTCTGACTCAAACATATAGTGTGAAATAAATAGACCTTGACAccaaaagaggtttggggcagccacccgtatacttgattCAGACTGCAAATTTGAAGTTTTTGGTTGCCCAGAAGTGTACAGGTTGAGTCCACAAAAACAGAACTAACTGTAAAGAGGTGGTTGGGTTTCTTTTATGGCTGGTCGGTGGATGTGATGTCATCTGGTGcagaaaccggaagtgatattcttgggacaggagccagaagtgacatcattggaatCTGGCAGTgtttcccatgtctggtctgcagagataaaagagaaaggtttactaCACCCTGCCACTCCCTTGCCTGGCTTGGAATTACCTTCTTgtggtccttttagctgcctcccatgcgcacgtgtgtgacaatagtatATATTAAAGGAATTGGTTGAATTATAAACATCACTGGTATTCGTTATAAATACTTTGCACAAACAGCAAACACATTTTCCCCGTGTGTGCATGGGTGTTCCTCTGAGTAATTCAGTTTTCTTCCCACCTCACCAAAGCTGAGACTTTCACGATGATCGTCAACTCTAAATTAACTCCTGCCCAAGTGCGTGTGTGGATTATGTGCAAGTCAGCCTTGTGGTAGAGTGGTGCCCTTTCCAGGGCCAGTTCCTGCCTTTCGTCTGGTAGGCTACAACTCCCCTGCAACCCCTCCTAGCCTTGAATTGGgtgaaatggttttaaaaatgttattcagtCTAAGCATATTTAATCATTCTAAGTAACCATGTATTATAATTACTTTGTTCCTGTTTTCCAAGAAGCAAAAACTAGTCAAACAACTGCCATTGGAGTCCTTGTGCCTTGAAACAGATTCACCAGCACTTGGTCCCGAAAAACAGGTACCATTCATTGCATATTAATAATGATTAATGTCTTAAAATTGCCAGCTGTTATGGAATGCATGTTAATACCAACTTtcatttttagatttgttttcttATATTGGTTAACTGCCGTGTGCGGTTAATCCTTGAATGAGAGGCATTAGTTCTGTGCCCTCTAATTTTGTAACTGCCTGTGTTTGTTACTGCAATCCAGAAGACATGCCCTTCTGAGTATTATCAAACCTACTGCCTTCTTTATCCCTGGCACTGCTTTGCCAGGTTGGTCTCCTGTCTGGCTAGTAACAACAGACAaaaattatattgatttgtattacTTAATGTCAacagtgtatttttaaaaacttccttTTTAAACCCAAGAATATGTTTTTAGTTGAGGCAGTAGCATTTCACCATATATACCTAATATAAAAGCCACTCTCTTacggggatgcagatgtacaatttaaacagattgttattttcattggaattgttacatatgcataatagaactattttacattacaactagtagttaaccatagtaaaaaaaatagtacaaTGTAGTAATTCGgaagtaaattatgttttatgttgcatttgAGTTTTTTGTTGCGTAacattattttgttctgtttggctttgaaattaacacacaaaaactTTTTAGTTtagaacttcagtaaaaaaaaaaaaatttaattacatttttgtcaatatcgcattgaattttgattccgtgtttggactttcatcgtgacaacacaacgtataactgcccatgaaagaattttgtttctttctctctaataaataaaccaaatttttcaaatgtttctctcTGGGATttcttaattgtctttgcaaaatctaTTCTAGCGGGAAACGGTtcacgttttaatatgaatggcatatcacgatctcctttgttgtctaatgatatcccctgaagatgtattacattacctttcttggatacattctcctttcaacagtaattcaggtGGTGGAATACAGGATGGTGTTAAcgtttgtagatattcttcatgatattgtacgttgatgttttcatcttccacaccatcaccaccaactgtttcagcagagtctattgatatgcatagTACCAATTTGCTGTGCAACCAATCAACAATTTTTGCGTTGattcttttgacttcatcgtttcttgctgctaggattgcctgtgtactcatttcttctgttgatatcacttcgggatgaaattcatcaatgagatttggacataatacgtcttctttaattgggaacttaaagtgaggaaaacgttaaaatttataagatctGATAGAGcatgaactgtgtctgtcaaaagcattcacacgaatgagaggtgagaggaccacgAGCGTGTTGGAATATGGTTGAGAGTAGGGTGGGACTTGAAACAATCTCATgtccaaagtctcatctcataggacttgaaaaaatctcttcgaaaaagtcttgtctcaaattttttttaaataatgctgctgcttgtgccatactgcttgatctgcatgttgcgaagcgaatcaaacatttaaaagcctgtacagcagctgtccttttgtctccctTCCTTGTCTCATGGGATGTTAAAATGTCTcggagaaaatcacgtcttgacccaagatttttttattataatagagagatatgtgtgtgtgtgtgtgtatgtatatataaattttttattatttttattttttttttaggtacGGAATGAGCCACACAACATTGCTATCTCTGCAAAATATATTGCAGATGTAAAAGGGGTATCGCTGGAAAAAGTGATGGAAGTGACAACACAGAATGCATTAAAACTTTTCCCAAAGATTCAAAAACGTATACATCTATAAATGAAAAGCCATTGGTTTAGGTCTAGGACACTCTTGACATGAAAACTCTGTGCAGATCCTGTAAATATattggaaaattaaataaatacatttatgctGTGACCCTGCCCTGGCCTCTGTGTTGTCTATTATTTAACTCAAATATCAATGATAAACTAAAATCACAATAATGCAGTGATTACCTGGACTGCTTCACATAATTGATGTTCTGGGTCCAGGCACCACTAAGTCAGCAGACAGGCTTCTTCTCCTCAGGTCACTGTTGGTGATCAGGCCCATGATGGTGCTGTCCTCAACAGATTGCTTTGATAGAACTGGAGCTCTGTCTGGCCAGTTGTGTGTCAGTTGTCTTAGTTATCTTGGAAAACAGTCCAATGTTAGGTCATCATCCAAACTTCTTGTATGACCTGAATCCTAGTGTCGGGGAGCTTCCTATTTTGGACCTTCCTGCTGCCCCAAAACCACCGTCTTTACAAGCCTCAGGGCTCCTCAAGGTTTAACTCTTGCTCAATGGCACTGGCGTCCTATAGGGATCTTCAGTAGCTTTTGCCCACCGATCTTCATGAGGCCATGTGTTCCCTTCCGTCATTTCTGCAACCTGGCATACGTAGTCAAATGCGTGAAACTCCACATTGGGACCACCTGCTCTTTGACTGCACAAAACCCAAGGGGCATGCATCCCAATATTTCCATCTAACATACTTCAAACTTGTAGAACTAACTGCATTGTTTAAAGCTACGGATGTCCCTACTCAAACGTACGCTCTCCTTAGCCTACCCTGATACTGTCCATCGATCTTCGTTGCTTGACAGCCCTTAATACTAACCACATCTCCATGATGGCGCGCGCTTCTGACGTAAAATATGCTGCGTTAAAACTACACTTCCCACAATGCCGCAGTCAGCTATGGCGGGTGTTGGGTATGTGGACTGTCACTGCCACATCTCGGCGGAGGAGTTTCGAGGGGTTAGTAGTATTTGACGAACGTGCTCGGTGGATGATGCCGCGTTGCAGGCACAGTGAAGATGCGTAGTTATTCTTAGTCCCTTatttaaagcagaaacttttagCGTGGCAGGCCTTACGATGATAGTGGGTTGGTGTCTATCAGGAGCCTTAGTAAGGCTGAAATCTGCGTTTGGGGAACAGTGGCGGAGAGAACACGAGTGTCCCAGCGGCCGGCCGGTTGCTTTTTTAAGTTGTCCTGCGCTCGGTTAGTTTTACAGTCGGTCAGAAGTGAAGTAGACGACGTGAGTGAAGGATGCGCTGTGAGACAGGCGGGTAGCCACGTTTGACAGGCACCTGTTTAGCCCAATCACAATTAAGCCCCGCCCAGGAGTGGCTGGTCCTTCAAAGTCCCGCTCAGACATTGCGCTCCTCCGGCATTCGCTTTAGCGGACTTGAGGCGCTTTGTGCCCCGGCGCTGAAGCGACCCGCTGCTGTTAGGGTGGCTTTGTCTTTCTCATCCTTCAGATGCATTTATTACTGGCATGAAGGGATTTTTAACTGTATCTGAAACTGGTAGGTTTTAAGCTTTAAACGAGTGGGGTGTGTGGTTTAAAAAAACGTCAGTTTCTGAGTTAAAGAGGCATACAAATACACATCGCTTCATTTTCGGTCGTTACAAAATAACGTACAATTTTTGGAGAAACAGATTTTGGTGCCTCTCTTCGTTCTGCACTGTTTATACCCCCGCCACAGGCAGAGACAGGAGAAAAACTTAATCGTTTTTACATTcgcttatttacaaaacaaaagcaagaagtttgatttttaattattttgaagaTTTACTTATGTCTCGAAGGCCTTAAGTATAACGTCGAAAGGGTCATCGCCGTTGGAGGGGGAGTGAATGGAGAAGTTCGAGTTTCCCATTGCAAAATATGAGTTCAAAACCTTCGGAGTGTCCGCTGCCAGTGAGACAATTCTTAGGAAAC from Polypterus senegalus isolate Bchr_013 chromosome 16, ASM1683550v1, whole genome shotgun sequence encodes:
- the LOC120516849 gene encoding putative deoxyribonuclease TATDN3 isoform X2; translation: MQGFIDCHCHLSAPEFQHDIEDVLQRAQKGGILALLAVAEHAGEFERIIELSKRFPGFVLPCLGVHPVQGVLPEDQRSATLEDLDAASPLIQKYADHLVAIGEVGLDFTPRFAGTDSQKDAQRQVLIRQIEIAKCYDLPLNVHSRSAGRPTIHLLKEKGAEKVLLHAFDGKPSVALEGVKAGYYFSIPPSIIRSEQQKLVKQLPLESLCLETDSPALGPEKQVRNEPHNIAISAKYIADVKGVSLEKVMEVTTQNALKLFPKIQKRIHL
- the LOC120516849 gene encoding putative deoxyribonuclease TATDN3 isoform X3, whose product is MILKMFYKEPKRFPGFVLPCLGVHPVQGVLPEDQRSATLEDLDAASPLIQKYADHLVAIGEVGLDFTPRFAGTDSQKDAQRQVLIRQIEIAKCYDLPLNVHSRSAGRPTIHLLKEKGAEKVLLHAFDGKPSVALEGVKAGYYFSIPPSIIRSEQKQKLVKQLPLESLCLETDSPALGPEKQVRNEPHNIAISAKYIADVKGVSLEKVMEVTTQNALKLFPKIQKRIHL
- the LOC120516849 gene encoding putative deoxyribonuclease TATDN3 isoform X1, with protein sequence MQGFIDCHCHLSAPEFQHDIEDVLQRAQKGGILALLAVAEHAGEFERIIELSKRFPGFVLPCLGVHPVQGVLPEDQRSATLEDLDAASPLIQKYADHLVAIGEVGLDFTPRFAGTDSQKDAQRQVLIRQIEIAKCYDLPLNVHSRSAGRPTIHLLKEKGAEKVLLHAFDGKPSVALEGVKAGYYFSIPPSIIRSEQKQKLVKQLPLESLCLETDSPALGPEKQVRNEPHNIAISAKYIADVKGVSLEKVMEVTTQNALKLFPKIQKRIHL